The following proteins come from a genomic window of Cyanobacterium stanieri LEGE 03274:
- a CDS encoding efflux RND transporter permease subunit: MKSDLNNSHQGFSISGVAIRRHIGTIMLTLALMVIGVFFINNIAVDLLPSITYPRIGVRVSTNGIAPEVAVEEITRPLEEALSATEGLEQIYSRTREDSVSLDLFFRVGGNIDQALNDATASFNRARGRLPDNLDNTRLFKFDPSQLPVYEFAMTSKNLDVLDLRILAEDEIARELTIVPGVASVDVSGGVNEEVRIDIDLNRLQALGVNLNTVLSELDSANQDITGGRLLGENNEPLTRVAGKFSSADILDDLSFSSGENGRRVYLREFAQVVDGSEEQRVFVTLNGVPAVKVSVQKQPDANTIEVIENVKQRLEDLQRGTVLPDGIEFLPTLDESIFIENAIDNVIMAGLTGSGLAAIAVLLFLGSLRQTFIIVVSIPLATLAAIIMMRLSGFSLNVFSLGGLALGVGIVVDNSIVMLETLVGGTEEITKVPANKRIKKSSFWRNQIIDKSIQSASSVESALIASTSTNLVAVLPFLLIGGLLSLLFSELVLTISFAIAASIVVALTIVPMLTSRLLAVPWSSNIRKFFIIYWFNKTFDKINQRYQSTLGFLVNIRWIFVIVIFLSLGGISFNLAQQLPQEILPSINTGQVNVRVGFPTETTLATNRRVMGLVDEIIQAQPETEYVFTTAGGGLFAGNTSENVLRGSSDITLKPGTDVEEFAGRINREFAQMNLVDIRIRAFPGRVRGLNLNNSPVRADVDVVLQGNDQNILETAGARIVEVLDQEANLSDFTPDSDPRQPEVIIRPNLARLADFDLTIQDFTDSLRTSVSGVIPTQLQRGTRLVDINVQLDSDQVNSADDLQDIPIFTGDNRLIRLGEVATIETGSAPSEIRRINQRQVYIITGDLAEGANLGPALDEIDTIVDNIDLPQGIRILPSYARQSNDELQSSLPILAGLAGFLVFVVMAVQYNSLIDPLVIMFTLPLALSGGIYGLYFTQTPVGATVIVGAVLLVGIVVNNAIVMVELANQLYEEQKADPAISQPSRRDCMIQAASQRLRPIMMTTITTVLGMYPLALGAGDGGEFLQPLGIVVFWGLSLATLLTLFLIPCLYMLLHEPLNFSFVGSKSQSTPQEEESRASEETVLT; encoded by the coding sequence ATGAAATCAGATCTAAATAATTCCCATCAAGGCTTTAGCATAAGCGGTGTAGCCATTCGCCGTCACATTGGTACGATTATGTTGACATTGGCATTAATGGTTATCGGCGTATTTTTTATTAATAATATTGCTGTGGACTTGTTACCTTCTATCACTTATCCCCGCATTGGAGTTAGGGTAAGCACCAACGGTATTGCCCCAGAAGTGGCGGTAGAAGAAATTACTCGTCCCTTGGAAGAAGCCTTATCTGCCACGGAAGGATTAGAACAAATTTATTCCCGCACTAGGGAAGATAGTGTAAGTCTTGATTTGTTTTTTCGGGTAGGGGGAAACATTGATCAAGCCCTCAATGATGCTACGGCTTCTTTTAACCGTGCAAGGGGAAGATTACCTGATAATTTAGATAATACTAGGCTATTTAAGTTTGATCCGTCTCAATTACCCGTTTATGAGTTTGCCATGACATCGAAAAATTTGGATGTTTTGGACTTGAGAATTTTGGCGGAAGATGAAATCGCCCGAGAATTAACCATTGTGCCGGGAGTGGCATCGGTGGATGTGTCTGGGGGTGTTAATGAGGAGGTAAGAATCGACATTGATTTAAATCGTCTTCAGGCTTTAGGAGTAAATTTGAACACGGTTTTAAGTGAGTTGGATTCTGCCAACCAAGATATTACGGGGGGAAGATTGTTGGGGGAAAATAATGAGCCTTTAACTAGGGTTGCGGGAAAGTTTTCCTCAGCGGACATTTTAGATGATCTTTCTTTTAGTAGTGGAGAAAATGGGCGACGGGTTTATTTACGGGAGTTTGCTCAAGTGGTGGATGGTAGCGAGGAACAACGAGTTTTTGTTACCCTTAATGGTGTTCCTGCGGTGAAAGTGAGTGTACAAAAACAGCCTGATGCTAATACTATTGAGGTGATTGAAAATGTTAAACAACGCCTTGAGGATTTGCAAAGGGGAACGGTTTTACCTGATGGTATTGAGTTTTTGCCTACCCTCGATGAGTCGATTTTTATTGAAAATGCCATTGATAATGTGATTATGGCAGGTTTGACGGGTTCAGGGTTAGCGGCGATCGCCGTTTTACTCTTTTTAGGCTCTCTGCGTCAAACTTTTATTATCGTAGTCTCCATTCCCCTAGCTACCCTAGCAGCCATCATCATGATGCGTCTATCAGGCTTTTCCCTTAATGTCTTCAGCCTTGGAGGTTTAGCCCTGGGGGTGGGTATCGTCGTAGATAACTCCATTGTCATGCTCGAAACCCTTGTGGGAGGTACAGAGGAAATAACCAAAGTACCTGCCAATAAACGAATTAAAAAATCAAGTTTTTGGCGTAATCAAATTATAGATAAATCTATTCAAAGTGCTTCTAGTGTAGAATCTGCCCTCATCGCCTCCACTAGCACCAACTTAGTGGCGGTATTACCGTTTCTTTTAATAGGCGGATTACTGTCTTTATTATTCAGTGAGTTAGTATTAACCATCAGCTTTGCGATCGCAGCTTCCATCGTAGTCGCCCTAACCATCGTACCCATGCTCACCTCCCGACTCCTTGCAGTGCCATGGAGTAGCAACATTCGTAAATTTTTTATCATCTATTGGTTTAACAAAACCTTTGACAAAATCAATCAACGTTACCAATCAACCCTTGGCTTTCTTGTCAATATCCGTTGGATATTCGTTATAGTTATATTCCTAAGTTTAGGGGGAATTAGCTTCAACCTTGCCCAACAACTACCCCAAGAAATTTTACCTTCCATCAACACAGGGCAAGTTAACGTTAGAGTCGGTTTCCCCACCGAAACCACCCTAGCCACCAACCGCAGGGTTATGGGTTTAGTAGATGAAATCATCCAAGCCCAACCAGAAACAGAATATGTTTTCACCACTGCAGGGGGAGGCTTATTTGCAGGAAATACCAGCGAAAATGTTTTAAGGGGTTCTAGTGATATTACCCTCAAACCTGGTACTGATGTAGAAGAATTTGCAGGGAGAATTAACCGTGAATTTGCCCAGATGAATCTAGTTGACATTCGTATTCGAGCTTTCCCAGGTAGGGTAAGGGGTTTAAACCTGAATAATTCCCCCGTCAGAGCCGATGTGGATGTGGTTTTACAAGGAAATGATCAAAATATTCTCGAAACCGCTGGGGCAAGAATCGTGGAAGTGTTGGATCAAGAAGCTAATTTATCTGACTTTACCCCCGACAGTGACCCCCGTCAACCTGAAGTAATTATTCGCCCCAATTTAGCAAGATTGGCAGACTTCGATTTAACTATCCAAGACTTTACCGACTCCTTACGCACTTCCGTTAGTGGTGTGATACCCACGCAACTACAGAGAGGAACTAGGTTAGTGGATATAAATGTACAATTAGATTCAGATCAAGTCAATAGTGCCGATGATTTGCAAGACATTCCCATCTTTACGGGTGATAATCGTCTGATTCGTTTAGGAGAGGTAGCCACCATCGAAACAGGCTCGGCCCCCAGTGAAATTAGACGTATTAACCAAAGACAGGTATATATTATCACGGGTGATTTGGCCGAAGGTGCTAATTTAGGACCGGCCTTAGATGAAATTGATACCATTGTCGATAATATTGATTTACCCCAAGGAATTAGAATTTTACCTAGTTATGCCAGACAAAGTAATGATGAGCTACAGTCTTCTTTACCAATTTTAGCTGGTTTGGCTGGTTTCCTCGTCTTTGTGGTGATGGCAGTGCAATATAATTCTTTAATTGATCCTTTAGTTATTATGTTTACCTTACCCTTAGCTTTATCGGGAGGTATTTATGGATTATATTTCACTCAAACCCCTGTAGGTGCAACGGTGATTGTCGGTGCTGTGTTATTGGTGGGTATTGTGGTTAATAATGCCATTGTCATGGTAGAGTTGGCAAATCAACTATATGAAGAACAAAAAGCCGATCCTGCCATTTCCCAACCCAGTCGCCGTGACTGTATGATTCAGGCCGCCTCGCAACGGTTACGCCCAATTATGATGACTACCATCACCACCGTATTAGGGATGTATCCTTTGGCTTTAGGGGCAGGGGATGGGGGGGAATTTTTACAACCCTTGGGTATTGTGGTTTTTTGGGGTTTATCTTTGGCAACTTTGTTAACTTTATTCTTGATTCCCTGTTTATATATGTTGTTACATGAACCCCTTAACTTCTCTTTTGTGGGTTCTAAATCGCAATCTACACCGCAGGAGGAAGAGTCTAGGGCTTCTGAAGAAACTGTTTTAACTTAA
- a CDS encoding MOSC domain-containing protein → MKIKELIFYPIKSCRGIHLSHAKVGDKGLSDYNNSLYYDRTFMIVDESGKFITQRQHPQLARVIVTIDGEKITLSFDNSSMDSITFTPQNQGNMVEVQVWGDRTLAIDQGKAVAQWFQEILSMKGCRLVKQDDYNIRAINPQHSTQSNQPVSFADGFPYLLTNTASLAYLNQKLEEKYPHQQQQISMDRFRPNIVMETDTPFIEDTWENITLGEIKFKIVKPCSRCKITTTNQTTGTVNPLNEPLKTLSTFRNIPQQGIMFGQNMIALSNGQLTMDN, encoded by the coding sequence ATGAAGATAAAAGAACTTATTTTTTATCCTATCAAATCTTGCCGAGGGATTCATCTTTCCCATGCAAAAGTGGGCGACAAGGGGTTATCAGATTATAACAATAGTTTATATTACGATCGCACCTTCATGATCGTTGATGAATCAGGTAAATTTATCACCCAAAGACAACACCCCCAACTAGCCAGAGTTATAGTAACCATTGACGGGGAAAAAATTACCCTCAGTTTTGATAACTCATCCATGGATTCTATTACTTTTACTCCTCAAAATCAGGGTAATATGGTTGAAGTACAAGTATGGGGCGATCGCACCCTAGCCATTGATCAAGGAAAAGCAGTCGCCCAGTGGTTTCAAGAAATTCTGTCCATGAAAGGATGTCGCCTAGTCAAACAAGACGACTACAACATTCGAGCCATTAACCCCCAACATAGCACCCAATCAAATCAACCCGTCAGCTTTGCCGATGGCTTCCCCTATCTCCTCACCAATACCGCCTCATTAGCCTATCTCAATCAAAAACTAGAAGAAAAATACCCCCACCAACAGCAACAAATATCCATGGATAGATTTCGCCCTAATATTGTCATGGAAACCGATACCCCATTCATCGAAGACACATGGGAAAACATTACCCTTGGTGAGATAAAATTTAAGATAGTAAAACCCTGTAGCCGTTGTAAAATAACCACCACAAATCAAACAACAGGCACTGTAAACCCTCTCAATGAACCTTTAAAAACCCTCAGCACTTTTCGCAATATACCCCAACAAGGAATTATGTTCGGGCAAAATATGATCGCCCTAAGCAATGGACAATTAACAATGGATAATTGA